In Nitratireductor mangrovi, the genomic window ACGTCCGTCATTCGCCTTTCCTGTCGTTCGGACCCTATATAGGGCCGTCTTCGCCGTCCCGGAAGTCCTCACCGATGACGCGGGCAAAGGTCAGAATGTCGACCTGGGCCGCGCCAGAACGGTTGAGGCAGCGCGCCATCGCCGAGACGGTGGCCCCTGTAGTGTAGACGTCGTCGATCACCAGAACGCGCTTGCCCTTGACCAGCGGGCGCGCGGCGGGCGGAACCCGGAAGGCTCCGCGCACATTGGTTTCGCGTTCGCGCAGGCCGAGCCCGACCTGCTGTCGGGTGCGCCGCGCCCGCACGACAAGCGTCGGCTCGAAGGCGACGCCGGCAAGGCGTGCCACGGTGCGGGCCAGTTCCGCCGCCTGGTTGAAACGCCGGAAGAAGAACCGCCGCCGGTGGAGTGGCACCGGCACGATCATGTCGGCACCGACAAGCACGTCGCCCCCCGCCCGCACCATCCATCGCGCCATCCATGGCGCAAGGTCGGTACGGTCGCGATACTTCAACCCTTGCACCAACCGGCGCGCGACGCCTGAGTAGGCCACGGCAGCGCGGGCGCGGGCAAAGGGCGGCGGCTCGGCGATCGCTCCGGCCGACACCGCACCCTCGCCCATGTTGACGGCGAAGGGCATGCCCAGCACCTCGCAAAAAGGCCGCTCGATCAGCCGCAGGCCGCGCCAGCAGGTGCCGCACAGCGTGCCCGGCTCGCTGACCAGACGGCGGCAGCCTCCGCAGACCGGCGGAAAGAGGACCCTAGCGGCAAAGGCCGAACCGGCCGCCATCGCGCGCTTGATCTCGCCGGCAAGTTGGTTCACCACGCTTTCCCATGGACGGCTGCCCGACCCTAGCAGAAAGGCGTTTCTGCCACCATCTCGTGATGCCTGCCGTAGCGGGCCGGCAGCGCCTGCCGCGCGGTTGACCATGGAACCGGTGTTCGATCCGCAAACGGCACTCGCGCGCAAAAAACGGCTGCTGGCCGGCAGCAGGCCGGTTGCCGCCTTCCTGATGGAGCGCGCAGCGGAGGACCTCGCCGACCGCCTCGCCACGGTGGAGCGGCGTTTCGCCGCCGCCGCCGCGATCCATTGCCTGACACCGCATGCCGCGCTCGCCCTGCGCGGCAGCGGCAAGACGGACAATGTCGTGCGGGTGGAGCCCGACAAGGCCTTCCTCGACGGCGGCGCCGGCTTCGTTTCGGACAATGAGGTCCTGCCGCTCGAACTGCAAAGCATCGACCTCGCAGCATCACTGCTGACCATGCATGAGGTCAACGACCTGCCGGGCTGGTTGATCCAGATTCGCCGGGCGCTGCGCCCCGACGGCCTGTTCCTCGGCGCCATGGCCGGGGGCGGCACGCTGGAGGAACTGCGGCAGTCGCTGCTCGCGGCCGAAACCGAGGTCACGGGCGGCGCCAGCCCGCGCGTCTTTCCCTTTGCCGACGTCCGCGATGCCGGCGGGCTACTGCAACGCGCTGGCTTTGCCCTGCCGGTCGCCGACGCCGACAGCGTGACGGTGCGCTACGACACAATGTTCGACCTGATGCGCGACCTGCGCGAGATGGGCGCTACCAATACGCTTGTCGGCCGTCTGAGACGGCCGACCGCGCGCGCGGTCTTTCTGCGCGCGGCGCAAATCTACGCTGAACGCTATGCCGACAGCGACGGCCGCATCCGCGCCACCTTCTCCTTCATCTGGCTGTCGGGGTGGGCGCCGCACCCCTCCCAGCAACAACCGCTGAAGCCCGGATCGGCCACGATGCGCCTCGAAGACGCCCTGAAGAAGGGCGGATAGCGCTCGCTGCCGACCCGTTTGCCGGGCCCGCCGAACCGTTTCTTAAAGGTTCTCCGCTAAGGGAAAGGACCGACGGAAAGCGGAGAGTATTGCGTGCGATTTTCCGCCGCCACGACTGCGGAACGAATGCTGCCGGAGCGACTTGCGCTTCGCGCACGGCCTCTGCTCGACGCTGTCGACGCGATCCTCTCGGGGTCCGACGATCGCGGCGAGGCCGGCCGCATGTCGGTCATCGCCTTCGCCATCCGCATCATCAACGCCGTCATCGCCTTCGTCAGCCAGGTGCTTCTTGCGCGCTGGATGGGCAGCTTCGAATACGGCATCTTCGTGCTGGTCTGGGTGACCGTGATCATTGTCGGCAACCTGTCCTGCCTCGGCTTCCACACCTCGGTGATCCGCTTCATCCCCGAATACCGGGAGAAGGGACTGCTTGCCGAAATGCGCGGCATGCTGCTCGCGAGCCGCCTGTTCGTGCTGTTCGCGTCGACGCTCGTCGCCGCCATCGGGGCCGCCGGCATCTGGCTGTTCGCGCCGTCGATCGAGAGTTACTACATCGTGCCGTTCTATCTCGGCATCATCTGCCTGCCGATGATCTCGCTTTCGGACGCGCTGCAGGGCATTTCGCGCGCCAATGCCTGGGCGGTGTCGGCGTTGTCGCCGACCTATCTCATCCGCCCGGTGCTGTTGCTTGTCTTCATGGGCGGCGCCCTGCTGGCCGGTTTCCAGCCTTGCGCGGAAACCGCCGTGATCGCGGCGATCCTCGCAACCTACGCCACCACGATCTATCAGCTTGTCTCGGTCACCGGACGCGTCGATCGCAAGACAGAGGACGGCCCCAAGACCTTCCTGATGCGGCAATGGGTGCTGGTCTCGATGCCGAT contains:
- a CDS encoding ComF family protein; this translates as MAAGSAFAARVLFPPVCGGCRRLVSEPGTLCGTCWRGLRLIERPFCEVLGMPFAVNMGEGAVSAGAIAEPPPFARARAAVAYSGVARRLVQGLKYRDRTDLAPWMARWMVRAGGDVLVGADMIVPVPLHRRRFFFRRFNQAAELARTVARLAGVAFEPTLVVRARRTRQQVGLGLRERETNVRGAFRVPPAARPLVKGKRVLVIDDVYTTGATVSAMARCLNRSGAAQVDILTFARVIGEDFRDGEDGPI
- a CDS encoding oligosaccharide flippase family protein, which encodes MRFSAATTAERMLPERLALRARPLLDAVDAILSGSDDRGEAGRMSVIAFAIRIINAVIAFVSQVLLARWMGSFEYGIFVLVWVTVIIVGNLSCLGFHTSVIRFIPEYREKGLLAEMRGMLLASRLFVLFASTLVAAIGAAGIWLFAPSIESYYIVPFYLGIICLPMISLSDALQGISRANAWAVSALSPTYLIRPVLLLVFMGGALLAGFQPCAETAVIAAILATYATTIYQLVSVTGRVDRKTEDGPKTFLMRQWVLVSMPIFLVESFFFLLTNADVLMVGRFMAPDDVAVYYATVKTLALVHFVYFAVKAGVAQRYARLTHGNDPAALDAFARETVSWTFWPSLAMAVVVLLLGQPMLHLFGAEFVAGYPLLFVLTAGVVARAAVGPAESLLTMTGNQNVCALVYALALSLNVALNVIMIPQYGLWGAAIATAIAMSFEAAALSFTVWRRLGIAMLIVAPRTAVTRG
- a CDS encoding methyltransferase domain-containing protein, coding for MEPVFDPQTALARKKRLLAGSRPVAAFLMERAAEDLADRLATVERRFAAAAAIHCLTPHAALALRGSGKTDNVVRVEPDKAFLDGGAGFVSDNEVLPLELQSIDLAASLLTMHEVNDLPGWLIQIRRALRPDGLFLGAMAGGGTLEELRQSLLAAETEVTGGASPRVFPFADVRDAGGLLQRAGFALPVADADSVTVRYDTMFDLMRDLREMGATNTLVGRLRRPTARAVFLRAAQIYAERYADSDGRIRATFSFIWLSGWAPHPSQQQPLKPGSATMRLEDALKKGG